From the genome of Daphnia pulicaria isolate SC F1-1A chromosome 5, SC_F0-13Bv2, whole genome shotgun sequence:
TTAGAAAGCTGAAAGAAAGCGGAAGTGCTGCCATGAAAGtgccacttttttctttttacagccATTCTGCAATTCGCTATTCTCACATCTGAATACATTACATAAAAATGTTCTTTGTATTATTTATAAGTAAATGCTATTCGAGTCACACAttcagagcactcaagtgcttgGAAGAGAAACAACTAAACGAGATATTCTTATCTCCATTTGATGTCGAATAATGAACGCAAACATGCCTTCAGGCACgcaacataaaaataaaaaatatgcctGATGGCAAATAAAGTGTTGCCTAAAAATATTCGAAACACATACCGTACATTAGTTCGATTATTTagtgaaatttagttcccaATTTAAGTTTTTCTCGTTATCGAtatctttcttattttgtggATACGATTTCAAAtggccatttttaaaaagtagaaaaaaaacgatcacCTGAACGACATAGTACCAGGACACGGCAGCGGGGAAGCCGCACTCGACGAACAACATCTGCGACCCGTGCACACCGATAAAAAGAAACTCCAGCATTTGAACAACGCTGAGATATTTCTTCCACCAGAGATATTTTCGGAAACGCGGACCCATGGCTGTGATCAGGTAATAAATGTGAACGCCAACGTTCACCAAAGTGTTGACGGTGGGTAGAAAAGCACTTTGGCCGCCGGAAATGAATCGGAAGCCGATCCATATGGTCAGGAACATACACACGTGATGGTAAATGTGATAAAAAGTGAGTTGGCTCTCTTTTTTCCGCAGAACGAAGAATAGAGTGTCGAGGAAATCGATCAGCTTCGAAAGAGCGTAAATGTATCCAGTCTTGATAATTTGGAGAGCATCCTCGCTGTAGGAATAATCCATCGGCTGGCAAATCAGGCTGTACCCTTTGAACCACGTAAGGCGACAAACTTGGTAGAATATCCAACCGTTGAAAATGATTTGGAAGACGTTGTAAGTCACAAGAGCTCCTCGGAGATCGTAGGCTGGTCGATTTCGCATCAGTTTCGGCCCTATAATTTTGACCAGAATCAGGTACGCTTGGCATATCAGGAATGGTGAATATGGAGGTTCCATCAGCGGCCATCCATCTGTTCGCTTATCTAATTATTATATATAATTATTAGtgtaaaaaaaggtgaaggTGCGAATAAAAGATTACCTCTCATCTCCCAGACTCTTCGGCACAGAAAAATGAAAGCCTGAACGATGGACCCCATTATATAGGTGCAATTAAGTTGAGCGTTGCACAGAAAATTAAGATACGATTTTATATATTTGGTTCTTAtacagagagaagagagatgcAGGTTGCGTTACACTGTTCCGATGAAATAGTACAGAAAAGCAAAGAACCTATTCGACTCGTATTTATAACAAATAAGCCCATCGATATGACGCAGTTTTGAATTAGAGCCCGcgtggttttttttcaataaaaattttcgtaTGCTGAAAGTTACGGCAATCAAGTGAAATTTTCTTTACGACAAGGGGAAATAAGAGGGTGAGGGGGGAATGGGAAGCTTCTGGGAACGGTGATTCCCCGCTTAGGGCATCGCAAACCCCCCTAGACCTGACACATTCACGCATTCTCACACATATTCCTCTTCTTATATTGGAAAGCTATATAGCGTTGCTCACTGAAACGAAATTCGAAAGTTATTTTGACAAAACAAAGGTCTTAAAAAACATTGTCAATAAATTAagttataaaaatgaaactgAATATAAcgctaaattaaaatttctgcTATAAGTTACAAACTAAAATCGCAACACTAACTCCTTTCACGAAAGCTGCTTtcttcaataataataatatcttgTGGACTTGGTAGTTATGGGCTAATTTatgcaattttattaaatttttttaggtcGACTGTAATTGTCTTGTACGCTCTAGAATGGAAACGTTTAAACAATATGAAAAACATGATCGACTGTACGACGAAGAACCACCGATAGAAGGTGGGGAAATCGCACTCGATGAAAAACAATTGCAATCCGTGCAAACCAACAAGAATAAACTGAACCATCTGGAAAACGGTCAGGTATTTCTTCCACCACAGATACTTCTGAAACTGCGGACCCATCGCAGCCATCAGATAGTAAAAGTACATCACGAAATGAACTAAGCTATTAAACGTGGGCATGAAAATACTTTGCCCGCCCGGCACAAATCGGAAGACAACCCAAACAGTCAGAGGAATGCTAGCGTGGTGGTAAACGTGCAAGAAAGTGATCTGATTCTCCTTTTTGCGCATGACGAAAAATACGGTAtcgagaaaatcaaataattttaaaatgtaaacgTAATAGCCCAAGACAATGAGTTGTAGAGCGTCCGCGTTGTCGGAGTAATCCACGGGCTGGCAAATGAAACTGTATCCGTTGAACCATGTCAGACGGCAAATGTGGTAGAACATCCAACCGTTGAAAAGGATTTGGAAGGCGTTGTAAACCATCAGGACACCCCGCAACTCGTAGGCTGGTCGATTTTGCATCAGCTTCGGTCCCAGGATTTTGACCACAAACAAGTAAGTCAGACATATGAGCACTGGCGTATGTGGAGTATTCGCTAGTGGCCACCCATCCGTCCGCTTATCTTTtgataaacaaatgaatttaaatatcTAGTATGTGGTGTGGGTAATTTTCCGTTGGTATAGTCCAAAATATCACCTCTTAGGTCCCAGATTCTGCTACTTTCGTCGATTAACGTTTGAACAATGCTGCTGTAACACATGTTATTGAGATTGATAAGCACACTCTGATATGTGAGGTCCAAACAGGGATGATGGAACACCGACCGAACTGATGATGTTAGATGCTCTGCTGGGATTCACGATACCCGACCACTACCTCTATATATACCCAGTGGTAGTATGGGAAAACAGAAGGCAATTGCAGATCTAACTCGTTGAGCACAACGAGTTGATAATCTTCTTTAGGAACGATAACTGAGATTTGAATTTATGGTTTGGGATATTTGATCTATTCAACCAGAAATGTTTCGTATTCCATTCAGTTTTGTGTGAGAAATTTGTTCTTGGAATTATGTACGGAGGCTATTCCGGCGTAACCAGCAGCGGTCATAAAAACCGCCGCCTAtgtcaaaattgacgttgacaGCATCATTGCTGTACACGACAAAATTCTCCGAGGCGGAACATGTCTGTGCTCTTGCCAACCCTGACGAGAACTAACGTTCCGGCAGCACCTATAAACTGTGGAATAACTGGACGGCGTCCTCAGTTGAACCAAATATAGTGCAGCTATACGATGGCATCTCTCATCCAAGCAGTgattttagaaaagaaaagactatGGGAATCAAGAGGTAATACTCAGATTCATTTATCCAGTTTCCTACGCTTACCATAAAAATTTATACAGCCATGgaaactgaaaaacaaaagcgcATTTTTCACTTTCCACGAAAATATTTCCCCCCACTGTACGGTGTTCTCTAAatattgtttttcaaaaatttttatatttatcagATCAACGACTTGACGGCTGGCCGTTGATGAGTTCCCCGTTGCCATCCATTATAATTTGCCTGACATATTTCTACACCGTCAAAGTATTGGGGCCAAAGTTCATGAAAAATCGACCAGCTTACGACCTACGCGGAGTTTTATTGGTCTACAACGTCTTCCAGATTCTAATCAACAGCTGGATATTCCACGAACTGGGCCGCTTCGGTTGGCTCAGTGGGAACTACAGCTTCATCTGTCAGCCGGTCGACTATTCAAACAGTGAGGCAGCTCTTCGGATTCT
Proteins encoded in this window:
- the LOC124341257 gene encoding elongation of very long chain fatty acids protein AAEL008004-like, which gives rise to MGSIVQAFIFLCRRVWEMRDKRTDGWPLMEPPYSPFLICQAYLILVKIIGPKLMRNRPAYDLRGALVTYNVFQIIFNGWIFYQVCRLTWFKGYSLICQPMDYSYSEDALQIIKTGYIYALSKLIDFLDTLFFVLRKKESQLTFYHIYHHVCMFLTIWIGFRFISGGQSAFLPTVNTLVNVGVHIYYLITAMGPRFRKYLWWKKYLSVVQMLEFLFIGVHGSQMLFVECGFPAAVSWYYVVQVIVFFLLFKNGHLKSYPQNKKDIDNEKNLNWELNFTK